A portion of the Archocentrus centrarchus isolate MPI-CPG fArcCen1 chromosome 19, fArcCen1, whole genome shotgun sequence genome contains these proteins:
- the LOC115798637 gene encoding sulfotransferase 2B1-like, whose product MTEAEIYKLYKGVYLPSSLHPPECLKYYEEFAFCKDDILIVTYPKSGTSWMQEIVPLIVSGGDPASVETLPTWKRIPCLEAQKPSSTFHFKRPSPRMFATHFQYNMMPSSFFEVKPKVIYLMRNPKDVFTSSFHYHKMATYLVKPGPQSEFFRKFLDGRVIYGSWFDHVKGWLNAEDKECIMYISYEELIMDLKASVTRIAQFLEKPLDAEVIEKIADQCLFKNMKKNKSSNYSMIPANLFDETKSKFLRKGIAGDWKNQLTAAEAEHFDAVYKDKMKDVKYKFVWD is encoded by the exons atgactgAAGCAGAGATATACAAGCTGTACAAGGGGGTCTATTTGCCTTCCAGTTTGCATCCTCCTGAGTGCCTGAAGTACTATGAGGAGTTTGCTTTTTGCAAAGATGACATTCTCATAGTCACATATCCTAAGTCAG GTACGAGTTGGATGCAGGAGATTGTTCCTTTGATCGtgagtggaggagatccagccTCAGTTGAAACCCTTCCTACCTGGAAACGTATTCCATGTCTGGAAGCGCAAAAGCCCTCCAGCACTTTCCATTTCAAAAGGCCATCTCCACGGATGTTTGCAACACACTTCCAGTACAACATGATGCCATCATCCTTCTTTGAAGTTAAACCAAAG GTCATATATCTCATGAGGAACCCCAAAGATGTGTTTACGTCTTCCTTTCACTACCACAAGATGGCGACATACCTGGTGAAACCAGGCCCACAGAGCGAGTTCTTCCGCAAGTTCCTTGATGGAAGAG TTATATATGGATCCTGGTTTGATCATGTAAAGGGCTGGTTGAATGCTGAAGATAAGGAGTGCATCATGTACATCTCCTATGAAGAGCTGATAATG GACCTGAAGGCCTCTGTGACCAGGATCGCTCAGTTCCTGGAGAAGCCTCTGGACGCAGAGGTGATAGAGAAGATAGCAGACCAATGTTTGTTCAagaacatgaagaaaaacaaatcgtCTAACTACTCGATGATTCCAGCTAATTTGTTCGATGAGACAAAGTCTAAGTTTCTCAGAAAAG gaaTTGCTGGAGATTGGAAGAACCagttaacagcagcagaagcagagcACTTTGATGCTGTgtacaaagacaaaatgaaagatGTCAAATATAAATTTGTGTGGGATTAA
- the radil2b gene encoding LOW QUALITY PROTEIN: ras-associating and dilute domain-containing protein (The sequence of the model RefSeq protein was modified relative to this genomic sequence to represent the inferred CDS: inserted 3 bases in 3 codons; deleted 2 bases in 2 codons), with protein MNQIKNSSEELRSVPPRPPGLPAALPKRRFVRLGRKTSDGTQHSASSTGSSSACRSAEGVAARQPCKSRIRRSTHRLSGVFLRNPTSTSGSMALTAGLKSSLSVHARKGSMISADALIAEDPSELSNQITAPGILKIFGNEILEGAHYKSVLASTHSSAKELVKEALERYGLXKEEAESYVLCDTIGSIGNHPWRTEGFRILGDHEKPLLLQSLWKPREGLARRFEIQKRSSVEEKTSKEKDTITAGINAQARKLQKSRSRVTSTLIERTVGRSQKLWRSKXEMDLLETKQEAEHDKRVKNKSESLSQTSVQSFEHPEQNHIHSLAAPSEGXKTETLCPPRPRGRARREESEREETESSDDNTTQYSIHPPHDCPYLLLLQGCSAAQDFVIYLLASPNIVIGQEGGDEEGSKVDIVLFAADILPRHCYFLRQSVAAPTVLCPCRGAVVTKNGKVVRNEEQLCPGDVIGLGQHYLFLFKDPLALMHKEVISDALEPSLSAASWTLGHTSSATTREKILCSTCISTCTDYQSPSCKQPLSRGPPLLKSPEGHSLTLNYGAEDEDLIVKEIVAIGSSSSISDRPPLTVAFLLCMCVQYSSACLQTSDLRRLLLLIASGVQSTMWEQTKELAAVQPETLRGESSKPEDPTLLCLQELIPGLRPLVVWMSNSLELQQFIQHQLPLILEWRARKEEEPEREDDESKEEENLVLVELLMSCVRSASEETIAVLEEVIMLAFQQCVYYFTKILYPILPGLLDCNPFRESPELRTTSESVQVLGSGGLQVPAEIQQVVDVLTECLTLLSDCQVHPEISSQLISYLFYFINASLFNSLMERGSEPGFYQWSRGVRIRANLDLLLDWAHAAGLGELALEDTHTLSSAINLLATPRKNLLQTSWVSLRSDYPALNPAQLNHLLSLYSPASPCRHTWTPSVPDQAAAHQPADILESFDTHHPLVLPDGGYQLQLRRAVTDSALRAELDELKKFISTLSDSHLHVTTAGDHKGDAVHMEANLNNMANVETFSTSQAQLNLMQASDQNCQSPSTTFGPLPPSPSPPSPSSSPSPLFTSYLDEFSSCGANILSQKLRNLELQTGETETGDMRRSILDPSCLLTPPNSPLMLDRTDLVKADHDKWMQSDSETLPWLPGVDDCDEGGLVFQCLAALKVDRLKSDCTNMKTLVELKEEEEDEDEADDHCNGNNDEVFSLELERGERGLGLALVDTRDMSLKAKGVFIRAVVPDSPAALCEKLLPGDRILAVNGISLLGLDYQNGRELIQSSGARLTLLVARSAWMAEVIQNEC; from the exons ATGAATCAGATCAAAAATTCCTCTGAGGAGCTGCGCTCTGTCCCACCAAGACCCCCGGGTTTACCTGCAGCTCTCCCAAAGAGACGGTTTGTCAGGCTGGGGAGGAAGACTAGCGATGGCACTCAGCA TTCAGCTTCATCCACTGGAAGCTCCTCCGCCTGCAGGTCTGCCGAGGGCGTGGCTGCAAGACAGCCGTGCAAGAGCCGCATTCGTCGCAGTACCCACCGCCTCTCAGGTGTCTTCCTCCGCaaccccacctccacctcagGCTCCATGGCGCTGACTGCAGGGCTCAAGTCATCATTATCGGTCCATGCCAGGAAGGGAAGCA TGATCTCTGCAGATGCTCTAATTGCAGAAGACCCATCTGAGCTGTCCAATCAGATAACTGCCCCGGGAATCCTGAAGATCTTTGGAAATGAAATCCTTGAAGGAGCTCACTATAAGAGCGTCCTGGCCAGCACTCACTCTAGTGCAAAAGAGCTCGTCAAGGAGGCCCTTGAACG GTATGGCC GGAAGGAGGAAGCGGAGTCCTACGTTCTCTGTGACACCATCGGATCCATCGGTAATCATCCGTGGAGAACCGAAGGTTTCCGAATACTGGGCGACCATGAAAAGCCCCTCCTCCTGCAGTCGCTGTGGAAACCCAGAGAGGGTTTGGCAAGGCGGTTCGAAATCCAGAAGAGAAGCTCAGTAGAGGAGAAGACCTCCAAAGAGAAGGACACCATCACCGCTG GTATCAATGCCCAGGCTCGTAAGCTGCAGAAGAGCCGCTCCAGAGTGACCTCCACCCTCATAGAGAGGACCGTGGGTCGGAGCCAGAAGCTGTGGAGGAGCA GTGAGATGGACCTCCTAGAGaccaaacaggaagcagagcacGACAAACGTGTCAAGAATAAAAGCGAGAGCCTGAGTCAGACATCAGTGCAAAGCTTTGAGCACCCTGAACAGAATCACATTCACAGCCTCGCGGCTCCCTCAGAGG CCAAAACAGAGACCCTCTGTCCGCCGAGGCCGAGGGGGCGAGCGCGAAGAGAGGAGTCTGAGAGGGAGGAGACGGAGAGCAGC GACGATAACACCACACAGTACTCTATTCACCCTCCCCACGACTGTCcgtacctgctgctgctgcagggctGCAGCGCCGCACAG GACTTTGTCATCTACCTCCTTGCCAGCCCAAATATTGTTATCGGTCAA GAGGGTGGCGATGAAGAAGGGTCAAAGGTTGATATTGTTCTCTTTGCTGCCGATATTCTTCCGAGACACTGCTACTTCCTTCGCCAAAGCGTTGCTGCACCCACCGTGCTCTGCCCGTGTCGGGGTGCTGTGGTCACGAAGAACGGGAAAGTGGTGAGAAACGAGGAGCAGCTTTGCCCTGGTGATGTCATTGGGTTGGGACAGCACTACCTGTTCCTTTTCAAAGATCCTTTAGCTTTGATGCACAAG GAAGTGATCAGTGATGCTCTTGAGCCCAGCCTGTCTGCTGCCTCCTGGACTCTAGGTCACACCAGCTCTGCAACTACAAGAGAAAAGATCCTCTGCAGCACCTGCATCTCAACCTGCACTGACTACCAGAGCCCAAGCTGCAAACAGCCCCTAAGCAGAGGGCCTCCACTCCTAAAATCACCTGAAGGCCACAGCCTGACTCTCAACTATGGAGCTGAGGACGAGGATCTCATTGTGAAGGAGATTGTTGCTATAGGGAGCAGTAGCAGCATCAGTGATAGACCACCGCTGACTGTTGCCTTcttgctgtgcatgtgtgttcagTATTCATCAGCTTGTCTTCAAACCTCAGACCTGCGCAGGCTCCTGCTGCTTATTGCAAGTGGAGTTCAGAGCACCATGTGG GAGCAGACTAAGGAGCTGGCTGCAGTTCAGCCTGAAAC TCTCAGGGGTGAAAGCTCAAAGCCAGAAGACCCCACGCTTCTCTGCCTCCAAGAGCTGATCCCTGGACTGCGCCCcctagtggtgtggatgtcAAACAGCCTGGAGCTGCAGCAGTTCATTCAGCACCAGCTGCCTCTTATTCTGGAGTGGAGAGCCCGAAAGGAAGAGGAACCAGAGAGGGAAGATGATGAGAGCAAGGAAGAGGAGAACTTGG TATTGGTGGAGCTTCTGATGTCCTGTGTCCGTTCAGCCAGTGAAGAGACAATAGCTGTCCTGGAGGAAGTCATCATGCTCGCCTTTCAGCAGTGTGTGTACTACTTTACTAAG ATCCTTTACCCAATCCTACCAGGACTTCTGGACTGCAATCCGTTCAGGGAAAGTCCTGAGCTGAGGACAACTAGTGAAAGCGTTCAGGTCCTGGGTAGCGGCGGACTGCAGGTCCCTGCGGAGATCCAGCAGGTGGTGGACGTTTTGACCGAGTGCCTGACGCTACTCTCAGACTGCCAGGTCCACCCGGAGATTTCCTCTCAGCTCATCAGCTACCTCTTCTACTTCATCAACGCATCACTCTTCAACTCACTCATGGAGAGAG GCTCTGAGCCAGGATTCTATCAGTGGTCCAGAGGTGTGCGAATACGAGCCAATCTTGACTTGCTCCTTGACTGGGCCCACGCAGCCGGACTGGGAGAACTGGCCCTGGAGGACACACATACTCTATCATCGGCTATCAATCTGCTGGCAACGCCTAGAAAGAATTTACTGCag ACATCGTGGGTGTCTCTGCGCTCAGACTACCCTGCCCTGAACCCAGCCCAGCTGAACCACCTTCTGAGCCTGTATAGCCCAGCATCACCTTGTAGACACACCTGGACTCCATCAGTGCCGGACCAAGCTGCAGCACACCAACCAG CTGACATCTTGGAGAGCTTTGACACCCACCATCCACTGGTGCTGCCCGATGGGGGTTACCAGCTCCAACTGAGAAGGGCAGTAACAGATTCAGCCCTGAGGGCAGAGCTGGACGAGCTCAAAAAGTTTATTTCCACTCTTTCTGACTCCCACTTACATGTCACAACTGCTGGAGAccacaag GGTGATGCAGTTCACATGGAGGCGAACCTGAATAATATGGCTAATGTGGAAACCTTTAGTACGTCACAAGCTCAGTTGAACTTGATGCAGGCTAGTGACCAAAACTGCCAGTCCCCTTCAACTACCTTTGGTCCCTTACCACCTTCACCTTCACcgccatcaccatcatcatcaccctctcctctcttcaccaGCTACCTGGATGAGTTCAGCTCCTGTGGTGCCAATATTTTGTCCCAAAAGCTAAGAAATCTAGAGCTGCAAACAGGAGAGACTGAGACCGGTGACATGAGGAGGTCGATTCTGGACCCCTCCTGCCTCCTCACTCCACCTAACAGCCCCCTCATGCTAGATCGAACCGATCTGGTGAAGGCAGACCACGATAAATGGATGCAGTCTGACAGTGAGACACTTCCCTGGCTCCCTGGTGTAGATGATTGTGATGAAG GTGGATTAGTGTTTCAGTGTTTAGCTGCTCTGAAAGTAGACCGCTTAAAGTCCGATTGTACCAATATGAAAACACTAGTGGAActaaaagaggaggaggaggatgaagacgaGGCAGATGACCATTGTAATGGCAATAACGATGAGGTTTTTAGCCTGGAGCTGGAGCGAGGTGAAAGAGGGCTTGGTCTTGCTCTAGTAGACACACGG GACATGTCTTTGAAGGCGAAGGGCGTCTTCATCCGTGCAGTGGTCCCAGACTCTCCAGCTGCCCTGTGTGAGAAGCTGTTACCAGGTGACAGGATCTTGGCTGTTAATGGAATCAGCCTTCTGGGGCTGGACTACCAGAA tggAAGGGAGCTGATCCAGTCATCAGGTGCCAGACTGACGTTACTAGTGGCCAGATCAGCCTGGATGGCTGAGGTTATACAGAATGAATGCTGA